A genome region from Segatella copri includes the following:
- a CDS encoding PdxA family protein: MDSKKIRVAITHGDTNGIGYELIFKAFSEPEMLEYCTPIIYGSPKVAAYYRKAMNLPAQFSIIQKAEDAEDGRINLLPAVDEEVKVDMGMPTQESGTAAIKALDRAMTDYRDELFDVLVTAPVNNQNAQFEGFQFKGHKEYIETCLGEGAKGLSILCGGDLRIASVTEKTPLKDVPAAITQELIIEKVKQMHTSLKRDFMITNPRIAVLALNPSNNGEESCGPEEASIIIPAIDQLAEQKIQAFGPYPADEFFGNGHFVEFDGIMAMYHDQATTPFHSLYTEDGVLFTAGLPLVHTAANTTPSYSITGCNEADAISFRHAIYLALDAFCNREDYDEAYENPLPKLYHEKRDESEKVRFSIPKKKG; this comes from the coding sequence ATGGACAGCAAAAAGATTAGAGTGGCCATCACTCACGGAGATACCAACGGTATCGGATACGAACTCATTTTTAAGGCATTCAGTGAGCCAGAGATGTTGGAGTATTGTACCCCTATCATCTACGGTTCGCCTAAAGTGGCAGCTTATTACCGCAAGGCGATGAATCTGCCAGCCCAGTTCTCCATCATCCAGAAAGCAGAAGATGCTGAAGACGGAAGAATCAACCTCCTGCCAGCCGTAGATGAGGAGGTAAAGGTTGACATGGGCATGCCTACTCAGGAATCGGGTACGGCAGCCATCAAGGCACTTGACCGAGCCATGACCGACTACCGCGACGAGCTCTTCGACGTGCTCGTTACCGCACCGGTAAACAACCAGAACGCACAATTTGAGGGCTTCCAGTTCAAGGGCCACAAGGAATACATAGAAACTTGCCTGGGCGAAGGTGCCAAAGGCCTTTCCATCCTCTGCGGCGGCGACCTTCGCATCGCATCCGTAACCGAAAAGACTCCGCTCAAGGACGTGCCGGCAGCTATCACCCAGGAGCTCATCATCGAGAAGGTGAAGCAGATGCACACATCACTGAAGCGAGACTTCATGATTACCAACCCGCGCATCGCCGTGCTCGCCCTGAATCCTAGCAACAACGGTGAGGAGAGCTGCGGACCAGAGGAAGCCAGCATCATCATCCCAGCCATTGACCAGCTTGCCGAGCAGAAAATACAAGCTTTTGGTCCTTACCCTGCTGACGAGTTCTTCGGCAACGGCCATTTCGTAGAGTTCGACGGCATCATGGCCATGTATCATGATCAGGCTACTACCCCGTTCCATTCTCTCTACACCGAGGATGGCGTACTCTTTACTGCCGGTCTGCCACTCGTGCACACCGCCGCCAACACCACTCCTAGCTACAGCATCACGGGCTGCAACGAAGCCGATGCAATCTCCTTCCGCCACGCCATCTACTTGGCGCTGGATGCCTTCTGCAACCGCGAAGACTATGATGAGGCCTACGAGAATCCACTGCCTAAACTCTACCACGAGAAGCGTGACGAGAGTGAGAAGGTAAGATTCTCCATCCCTAAGAAAAAGGGATAA
- a CDS encoding sigma-54-dependent Fis family transcriptional regulator, translating to MDTSELQKIKQRYNIVGNSDGLNHALDVALQVAPTDLSVLIIGESGVGKEIIPRVIHDNSPRRREKYFAINCGSIPEGTIDSELFGHEKGSFTGAIGESEGYFGIANKGTIFLDEVGELPIQTQARLLRVLETGEYIRVGGTEIRKTDVRIVAATNVNMRKAVSEGRFREDLYYRLNTIPIQMPALRERGDDILLLFRLFAMQMAEKYRLPKISLSDEAKQIMLKYKWPGNVRQLKNITEQMSVLSREREIDAQTLTQFIPRDEESTQLATIQKDGKDDHSYASERELLYKILYELRGNVSDLRREMNSLRKQLDEARQLGGTGGYVSPVQPNTQVAPVSSVSPVSSVSPVSSVPPITDLDELQHIRQEIATGGMRGTYKPEAEDAEIEEIKEENENLNLSDLSKQMIEKALERNNGNRKKAAEELGISDRTLYRKINKYKL from the coding sequence ATGGATACTTCCGAACTACAAAAGATAAAACAACGCTACAATATCGTCGGTAACAGCGACGGATTGAACCATGCGCTCGACGTAGCCCTACAGGTAGCGCCGACCGATCTCTCCGTGCTCATCATCGGCGAGAGCGGTGTGGGTAAGGAAATCATTCCAAGGGTGATTCACGACAATTCGCCACGCCGCAGAGAGAAATATTTCGCCATCAACTGTGGAAGCATTCCGGAAGGAACCATTGACAGCGAACTCTTCGGACATGAGAAGGGTTCCTTCACTGGAGCCATAGGCGAAAGCGAAGGATACTTCGGTATTGCCAACAAGGGTACCATCTTCCTTGACGAGGTGGGCGAACTCCCGATACAGACGCAGGCAAGACTGCTGCGCGTGCTCGAAACGGGAGAATACATCCGCGTGGGTGGAACTGAGATAAGGAAAACGGATGTCCGCATCGTGGCAGCCACCAACGTAAACATGCGCAAGGCTGTGAGCGAAGGCCGCTTTCGCGAGGACCTCTACTACCGCCTCAACACTATCCCGATACAGATGCCTGCATTGAGAGAGCGTGGAGACGACATCCTCCTGCTCTTCCGCCTCTTCGCCATGCAGATGGCCGAAAAATACCGTCTGCCTAAGATTTCACTCTCAGATGAGGCCAAGCAGATCATGCTGAAATACAAGTGGCCGGGAAATGTGAGACAGCTCAAGAACATTACCGAACAGATGTCAGTGCTAAGCCGGGAAAGAGAAATCGATGCACAGACTCTCACCCAGTTTATTCCGAGAGATGAGGAGTCTACACAGCTCGCCACCATACAGAAGGATGGCAAGGACGACCATAGCTACGCCAGCGAGCGCGAACTGCTATATAAGATTCTCTACGAACTGAGGGGCAACGTGAGCGACCTGAGACGAGAGATGAACAGCCTGCGCAAGCAACTCGATGAGGCCCGCCAGTTGGGCGGTACAGGCGGATATGTTTCTCCGGTTCAGCCGAATACCCAGGTAGCTCCAGTATCATCTGTATCTCCGGTTTCATCGGTTTCTCCGGTATCTTCCGTACCTCCGATTACCGATCTCGACGAGCTACAACACATCCGTCAGGAAATAGCTACAGGAGGCATGAGGGGCACTTACAAACCCGAAGCCGAGGATGCTGAGATTGAGGAGATCAAGGAAGAAAACGAGAATCTGAACCTCAGCGATCTTAGCAAGCAGATGATAGAAAAGGCACTGGAGAGAAACAACGGAAACCGCAAGAAAGCGGCAGAAGAACTGGGAATCTCCGACAGAACTCTGTACAGAAAGATTAACAAATATAAGTTATGA
- a CDS encoding LptE family protein, whose amino-acid sequence MKHIRAYLYIIGVTLMVAVMAACSVSYKFNGASIDYTKTKTIQIADFPIRSSYVWGPMGPMFNNELKDKFASNTQLIQVSRNGDLKIEGEITQYSQRNKSVSSEGYSAQTELSITVNVRFTNTKNHTEDFEKQFTSAKTYDTTQSLASVQEELVTQIIKDLVDQIFNATVANW is encoded by the coding sequence ATGAAGCATATACGCGCGTACCTATATATAATAGGAGTCACACTGATGGTGGCGGTCATGGCAGCATGCTCCGTGAGCTACAAGTTCAACGGTGCCAGCATCGACTACACCAAAACCAAGACCATACAGATAGCCGACTTCCCTATCAGAAGTTCGTATGTATGGGGTCCGATGGGTCCGATGTTCAACAACGAACTCAAGGATAAGTTTGCCAGCAACACCCAGCTCATACAGGTGTCACGCAACGGAGACCTGAAGATAGAGGGCGAAATCACCCAATATTCTCAGCGCAACAAGTCGGTTAGTTCTGAGGGATACTCAGCACAGACCGAGCTCAGTATCACCGTAAACGTACGTTTCACCAACACCAAGAACCATACCGAGGACTTCGAAAAGCAGTTTACATCTGCCAAGACCTACGACACCACTCAGAGCCTTGCCTCGGTGCAGGAAGAACTGGTAACCCAGATTATCAAAGACCTGGTAGACCAGATATTCAACGCTACGGTAGCTAACTGGTAA